The genomic stretch aaggctatagccgggctatagcggcTGTAGCCATATAGCCGATTTGCTAAATAATGACAAAAATTGGGCAGCATATAGTCCTATATATATCAATAATTCACAAATTAATAACACAATAACATATTCACATACAACATACACATAATAGTTCACACATAGTTAAATACATAGTTTTGTCTAAATATTACAACATCATTatgtagtttaggacatagtTATGCTTGCCGCTCGGCTTGGTGGCTATTTCGCCAAGCAAATGAGCCGGTCGACTGAAATTTTTGGTCCAAAATTTTGAGCCCATTGAGCGGGAAGTTAGCGGCTATGCGGCTAAATTAAGGCTAAATAGGTTTAGCTGGGCTATTAGCggctatttcttttttagcctctAAAGTCTCTAGCTATAGCCGCAGGCCTcgcgaaaggctatagccgggctatagcccagctatagccggctattttaaacagagGAAAAATCTGACCAGAAACCGAACTGGAAAACCGAACTGTTAGAGCCAAAACGGGAAAATGGGCCTAGCCCATACCGACTAGGGAGGTGTGCGGCGCCGAGTGGTCGGCATATAGGCGGGGAGCGCTTATTCGCCGCCTTAAGCGGAGCGGAAGATTGTCTCCGCTCATGCTGGCACCATCGATAGGCAGTATGGGCTCGGCCCGTTTAGGCCTTTCCTTTTTTTTCATTTAATTTagatttcaaaatctgaacaaaGTGAAAACGGAACAAAATTCAAAATCAAACAAATTtataatatgaacatttttcaaaagaaACAAATCTGAACAAAATTTGAAATCAGTAAAACAATAAAACCCAGAAAGAGATCATCCAATACCGAAAAAACCTGAAAAATCCCGAAATAaccaaaaaacaaagaaaaaaccgTACGTGCTAggcgctaatgggccggcccacccatCTGTCGTTTGAGCGGGAGCGAATCGCTTCCGCGATGAGCGATGAATAGGGATTTCCCGTGGCGGCTAGGCGCCACATAGAACGCCCCAACAAAACAGTCACGACCCTGTGGGCCCAAATCAGGCTCAGATCGGCCCGCACCGCCATCTGCTCTTGGACGTTGCGCGAGTGCTGTCGCCGGCCACCGCGATCCCCTGCCTCGCCGCCTTCATGCCCCTACCTCACCGCCACCTCCGCATCTCCTCGTGCCCTGTCCCCTTCGCCTCGAAGCATAGAAGGACGCACCAAACCTCTGCCCTCCTCCTTCGGCGGGACGGGCAGCGCCACCGTCGCCTGCATCGACGGTGGCAATGGCAAGGCGGAATTGTTGGATGGTTGGAGGGAGGCGACGGGGACCTCCGGGATCGCCCGACGGGAGCGACAAAGTCTTCCTTGCAACACTTGTTTTTTTAGAGCTCAGGCCAGTAACGCATGCGCATCACGAGTTAAGAGCTAAACCACTGAGCAAGTGCAGCCACAAAGGCCAAATCTTGCCGAGGTTCACTGAAAGAGTCAAGACCAATCATCGCGGTTGTCATGGAGCTGGCCGCGCTGCTCTTgctcctccccttcctcctcgccggcctaTTCTACCTCGGGAGGCACcgcggcgacgacggggcggacgAGCGTCGTCTCCCTCCGGCTCCTCGTGGCCTGCCCGTCATCGGCAACCTGCACCAGGTAGGCGCGCTCCCTCACCGCGCCCTGCGCGCGCTCGCCGCGGCCCACGGCGCGCCTGACCTCCTGCGGCTCCGCCTCGGCCGCGTGCCCGCCCTGGTCGcctcctcccccgccgctgccgccgagctCATGCGCGCGCAGGACCACACCTTCGCCACGCGCCCCTACTTCCGAACCGCCGAGATCCTCAGCTACGGCTTCCGCGATCTCGCCTTGGCGCCCCACGGCGAGCACTGGCGCCACGTCCGCCGGCTCTGCGCCGCGCACGTCCTCAGCGCCGCCCGGTCCCACCGCCACAACGCCATGAAAGAGCTGGAGGTGGCCGCCCTGGTCAAGGCCGTCGCCGCCGAAGCTTCCTCCGCCGCCGGGGCCGGGGCGGTGGACGTGAGCGGGGCGCTGTACCGGCTCGCGAACGACGTGATCTGCCGGGTGGTCTCCGGAATGGTGTCAGGAGATGAGGAGCGGAGGAGCAATCTGTTCAAGGAGTTGGTCCAGGAGAACACTGCGCTGCTGGGCGGGTTCTGCTTCGGGGACTACTTTCCGGCGCTGGTGTGGGTGGACAAGCTGctgtccggcggcggcgcgcgggcatGGAGGAACTTGAGGCGGTGGGACGAGCTGCTGGAGAAGGTGGTGCAGGAGCACGAATCGAGGAGGTCTGGGCGTGGACGCgggggtgatgacgatgccggcgggGAGGAGGGTTTCGTCGACGTTCTTCTGTCGCTGCAGGAGGAGGGTCAGGACGGGTTCGAGCTGAGCAGGGACATCCTCAAGTCGCTCTTGCAGGTATGTTCTTCGCTGTATTTAGGTTTACACCTCTTTTTTTACACAGCTCGTATTCATTTCGAATTTTAAAAGGGTCTCTAACACTTAGCTGACTAAGAATTAAGTTAAAAGTCTTGGAAAATCAATTTGGCTCCGCGTGCATATGCCCCCTCTActgaaaaaaaacatatttcaaagtgtGAAATTGTTTGACAAAAAAATTCAACATATACATCTTCACAATATATGTGCATTAGTCAAGTTTCGCCAAAAATGGATATTTTTGttatctatgtaaaaaagagaaaatttatcttataaaatatcttatttttagcaccggattttgtcttttttaactGGCTACACGGCAAGTtgattttcatgaaacgactttgtgagcgtgtagaacATGAAGATGTAAATACAAAtttcttattttaatttttttaacatttcaaaatatatctaagacgtatttcaaaataaaaacgAGCATATGCTCTCGtattccaaaacatcactccccgtTAAATCAAGGTTAGCTTACATCACCGATTAACTAACTGAGCATCACATCTACCCGGCCGGAACCAAACATGGTGATCGATTTATCAGCGGTGTGTGTGTGCACATCTTTTACAACGAGAAATACCACTAAACCAATTAGTGGGACTGGACATCATCGAAGGATCCATGTCATAAACTTGGACGCCACTCATCCATCTGAATTGCACGTACTTGATTTTTTTAGTGAACTCCATTTTTCTCACGTAGAATTCAAGTAATTTAATTTACTTTCGATTAGCTAACTCAAAAAATCTATTTGCAACTGAAAAATGCCAGTTGCAAGCCTATTCATGGCAACAATAATGGTTGTGCATTGTTTTTCTTTTGGATCTCTTTTGTGTCTGAGTGCTGTCTCTGACGATGGTTAGAGTGTTGCTGATTTGGGTGATTGATGGCaaagttttttcttcctttttctttttcttttttggttgtgtgcacctTTGATGCTTTCGGGCTTTTGTTGACGCAGAGAGTGGGTATAACTGATATTTTCACGATatcaatatattctctttattagAAAAACTTATCTACCTTTGATTAAATTTATTCAAAGCTTGTCAACATTACAATAAGAATGTAATACTTAATATTTAAGTATTTTCAAATGTTTTCATGATATTATTGTCTAATATTATTTAAACAATTAGACAAAAGAATCTTCAAACCTAGGGTTTGCAAAGACTAACCAAGAAACGACAAGCTTAAAATATTTAAACATTAgcctttgcaattcaaatatattaAATTAATTATTTCATTGTATAAAAAATTAATTATTACAGCtaattttttgagaaaaaaattctAAACCTTCTGAGGTTGTTTTTGGAGTTTGTTAGTTCTGACGATTGAATATTGCAATGGTCTTCTCTAAATGGGTTTCTCGAGTGTTCTATAGATAATAGATTACGGTTTACAATGTACTTTTTATTTTCCTCCCTTCTAAACATgattctaacatatgcatacatcTTAGAATAATCATTATCACCATGTGGTACAATCTTTTTTAGACAAATACTAGATCGAAAGTTATAAAATATATTTAACTAAGCTATCTAAATGGAGATCAGTGAACTTTAATTCATCCAAATGCATGCAATAATCCCAAATTATTGCTATTATGTAAGTTATTAGAGGGAAGTGGATTTTGGTCCGAACTTTGTCAATAGTATTTTTTAACTTCCATGATGATTCTAGTAAAAAAAATCAATAGCGAATCGACATTTTATCTGAAAATGGCTCCATCTAATAAGATTAGAATAATTCCCTATAATTTTAAACATGAAGTTTGAAGTTGATAACTTTCGTCCCAGTTTATTTTTTATTGGTATTTTCATCAATCAATTAATGTATCATTATCTCTATGGTTATTTGGTGTGAAACATAAGCCTCTACGCTCCTTCAAAAAAGGAAATCATAAGCCTCTACGAGCGTTCTTAAATAAAAGATTACTAATCTTTTCTCAGCTCTATTTGATACCTATATGACCATTGGATATTCCCAAAGTGGTCGAATTGTGTCCCTACAGTAAAATATCTtcacttttttctctctctcgtgATTACGGTTTATCCAAGAGAATGTGGAACATTACAGACAATCAACTCTGGGATATTTACATGGAAGAATAGAAATGATCTTATTGATGGACCACCCATGGTTTCATATTGTAAGTAGGCACCGGAGAATGCCTATCAGATTTCACCCAACCGAATCAGTTTTTGAGTAAAATGCATACGTAGTACATGAACTTGCTAGATATATTTAGTTTAGTGTATCATCTTAGATATCAATCATTTTAGTCAATTAACTAGCCTAAGGGATACAACGCTGGCACGATGACCGGTCCTCGCTAGCCTCCTAGGTCGTTTCACCAAAATTCGAAAAGCATTTCATCTTTGTACGACCAAGTTGATTCTTGGAAGCGAAATTTTAGTTTCGCCATGGAATTTTGATCGACTTGGAAGTTAGAATTACTAAAACCAAAAAATGAACCTGCATTCAAACTGGAACTTGTGACATAACTCATGCTCTCATAATCATACACTGTGTTGATTCCATTATGGAACTATGTATAGCCCACAAGGCCACATGTGTCTTAGTAAAAGGGAATATTTTGTACCATTGAGTCACAAGTATATGACTCTCAAAGGACATGTTTGCGGCGGGTATCGAGACGACCTACGTCGCACTTGAGTGGGCCATGTCGGAACTCATCAAGAATCCCACAGCGATGAGGAAGCTACAGGACGAGGTCCGCAAAACCAAACCATCCGGCGGCTTTGCTAAGGCTGACATGCTCGGCGCCATGACTACGCCATACCTGAAGGCGGTGGTGAAGGAGACGCTCCGCCTCCACCCACCGGCGCCGCTGCTCCTGCCCCGCGAGTGCATGCAGGAAGCCACCGTGCTAGGTTACCACGTCGCAAAGGATACTCGGGTGTTCGTCAATGCCTGGGCCATCCACCGTGACCCGAACTCCTGGTACACGGCTGACAAGTTTCTCCCGGAAAGGTTCACAGATTAAGCTTGTCACATTGCAATCTATCATTGTCCAGATGCTATATGTTCACACGTTCTATGCATGTGTTACTTGTGTTCAGGTTCTTGGAGAGCGAGGTGGACTTTAGGGGCGGGCACTTTCAGTACATACCCTTCGGGGCGGGGCGGCGGATCTGCCCTGGGATGCAGTTTGCTCTCTCTACCATCGAGCTTGCTCTCGCAAACTTGGTGCGCACGTTCGATTGGGAGCTGCCGGACGGCATGGCGCCAGAGGAGCTCGACATGTCCGACGCGCCAGGCCTGGTGACGCCAAGGCGGGTGGGTCTCCGTCTTGTTGCTAGGCCTTTCGAGTGGGAGCAATAGGCATAGCCTACAGAGCGGACGGTTCAGTATAATATGTAAGCAACCTTGTAGTGAATCTAGAGTTTCTTAATGTGTAGCCTGCTTGGCATGTTTGTTTTGTATAGTACTCCCTCTATTCCATAATAGTTTTCACTAATTTGCATGTTTCAGACACAGTTTAGTACGTAGTATCGATATATCTAAATCTGCAATAACTAATATGGAAAGCACGGAGCACAAACGGACTGTATGTCTGCCTGGGGATCATACTAGGCTGCTGCCCGGTCTTGCAAAGGTTAAAAACTAATTTTCTAGGGTATAGCCTGTTAGTCTGTTACATGGCCTATGATAGTGTTCAATTAGCCCAATAGAACTTATTTGCCCATTTGCCCGGTCTAGGATGGGCCGCATGTTCCGCTGCTGGGAGGGAGtacatttttttttgagggaaagccACAACAACGTACTTTATTAATTATGCATCACAGAGTTCGCCAGTACACTTACAATAAAATTAGGAGGATCGTCGTGCCAAACAATTAACACCTCTCCCCGTATTGGCTTCCCTAGGACTATGAAAAAAACACAATTTTAGTAAAACAACGACACAACATCGAACACTCTTCATAAATAGCAGCAGCCAGACTTAGAGAATTTCCGCCTTGATTCATCACTTCAATAACATCCATGCAGTCGGAATTGACTTCAATCCTGTTGCATCCAACTAGTCCTGCCAGAATAAGACCGTCACGTAGAGCTCTTGCCTCTGCAGTTGATGGGTCAGAAATAAAAGGAATAAATACCACAACAGCTAGCCGCTATAAGTCTCCAACTGTCATCTCGAATAATTGCACCAGTACTACCAGAGCATGTGTCGGCGCAGAAATCCACATCAATAATAAGCTTCAGAAAGTCTTCCCTTGGTCTTACCCATCCGTGCCTAATAATTCCTGACTTCTTTCTAACTCTCGAGTAGTTCAGAGATAGGGCTGAAATGGCGTGTGCCGCTCTTGTCGGGGTTTGGATAGGCTCACCATGAGTAACCTTATACCACACCGTAACCGCTAGCAAATCATTGCGGTCTACCTCGGGAGGGAGCGGGGCAGTCGCTGTCTTGTCTAGCATTAAAGCTTCCAACGTTTCTCCTCCACTTGCTTCGAAGTTGCACACATGcaatatcatctctcccatgccgAGCTTGCACCAAATCCCAGTCACTCTCGAGCAAACGAAGAAAGCATGACGAATACTTTCACAATCAGTTTGACATAGTGAACATTAGGAGCTCTGAATCATATGCCTGTTAGCCAACACTCCATTACATGGGATAGCGCCCAATAACGACCTCCACATATGGATCTTGCTTTTTGCTGGCACATTTAGAGACCACACCGTTTTCCATACATGTAAGTTAGAAGACGTGCCATATCCAGATGTTCTCCTTAGTTTATTACCGTGTTGATGCTCCCACTCGGCGTAGTAACACGGCCGAATCAAGAATATGCCGGTCTTCGTATAATGCCAAGAGACAAAGTTCTGCACCATGCTTCTCACCAAAAGAATATTGAGAATTCTTTTAACACCAATTGACCAGAAAATACTTCTAAGAAGCTCCTCATCCCAAGTTCCTGTCTCTGCATCAATCAACTCAGATACTTTGGTGTAAACTATATTGCCTCTCCTAGTTGTGATCATTCTATTTGGACTCCCGGGAACCATTGGATAATTACATATATTAATTTGGGAGCCATCGCCAACTCTCCACATGTGGCCCCTTTTGAAAGTTTGGATACCCGCCAAAATACTTTGCCAAGTATATATACGAACTTCCCTTCTTTAATTGGCAATTTAAATTATCCCCTGAGGGATAGTACTTAGCTCTCAAAACTGAAGCGCAAAGTGAGTCTGGTTCTGAAATTAATCTCCACAGTTATCTGGCCAACATAGAAAGATTAGAACAATGTAGGTCTCTGAATTCCATACCTCCTTTTTTTTTTCGGCACACACATCTTGCACCACGCGAACCAATTCATATGGTTTTGTTGATCATCATCTTTGGACATTGCAATTATTATCCCTTTGATAATCTATTTAGGTAGCTTGAATACAGACATTGCAGATGCATGAATAACTTGAATGACGACTTTTAGAAGTGCCTCTTTCCCTCCAAAGGACATATTCTTCTCCTTCCACCCACTTAGGATCTTGCAAATTCTATCAATAAGTGTTGGAAGCAGTCCAACCTGTCCAGGCCCACAATAGGTGGCAGGCCAAGATACTTTTCCATGATTGCTTCAGTCATAATGTTAAGAATAGAACAAACCTTCACTTTTGTATCCACCTCCGTGCAAATGCTGAAGAAAATGTTAGTTTTAGCATCACTCACAAGCTGACCGGAGGCAGCACAATAATCATCCAGAGCTCTCCGGAGGCTTGTAGCATTTGCAGCATCAGCTCTCATAAGAATTAAGAAATCATTAAGAAAAAAGCCAATGAAAATTATGTTGGTTCGTTTGCCTAAGTACTGAAATGAATCAAATCCGAATTCAAAGAAGCAAGTGGCTACGTGCACGACATAATTAAGTTGTTTGGAATTCAGAAAATTAGACCCTGAGATTATGGTGGAGGAAAGCTCGGTCCACGAATTTCCGAGCAGTGTAGTCGCTCTCGGTTTTGCTGAAGCGGATCGAGCATCCACGCATCACGTACAGTGGAAACCGTTGCTAGCAGAAGCCTGCACGGCTGTAATGTTCGGTTCCACTGCTCCGATTGTTCTTCGCCTGCGCAGGTGCAGCCAATAATGTAATGCGGCCTCATCCTCATCGCATCCCACAGTAGAAGTAGAGCAATACTACCAGTAAGTAAAGCATCTCGTACCGAGGAGATAAGATAGGAGAACAAGTAGCTAATACCCCCTGCGCGCGATTACTTCCACATGCATCTCTGTCGATCGGTTTCGGTTCTTGCTTTCCCGGCCAAAATAATTCAATCCAGAAGATCGAGCACGCGCCTCACATATTTGACCCGTGTAGTTTATGCTGATGTTCTGCTGATCTCGCTTTagccctttcgcttctttccactTTGTCAAGCGCGCAAATTCGATTCCTCGACCACGATTTAAGATTCTCATTAGGATTTAGGACTACTGAATTAGCAGAAATAGAACTAATTTGACTTGGAAGCTACAGCTACAATGTTTTCTGTCGTCTCTCCTGTCCAGCCCCAGATGGACCAGCGGGGAACTCGGCAGCTGCAGTTCACAACATGTGACCGAATGCATTCTACCGAACTGGTGTCACTTCCTGAGAGAGGGACGATTGTATtaactaaactcggtcgatcagtCGCGTGCCTGCTTCTAACAGCTCTGCAGGGTACGAATATATGCTTGTCACTCGAGAGCACAAGGCCGACAAGCGTGTAGACGTCGATCGAGAACTGAACTGCGCAAGTCGCTGAACGCATCATCCAGAAAGCTAGGCATCGGTTCGGCGTCGCGTGCAACAGCTGCGTACCGTACGTACATTCTCCGGTCGAGTGCAGACCAGCTGGTCTGTAGACTGTAGTAGTCGGTCCAACTATTTTTGACTCAAAAGCTATGGATGAGAGacaaggagggggaggaggagggctgCGGTACTTCTAGGTACCACTTtttccggcgacggcgacggcataGGAGCAGGGCGGCCGCGGCCGATTCTAGGTGCTGAACCACCGCACCGAGATGAGAGAGGTGCGTATACCTATCGGAGGAATCCGGCGACAGAGGAGATGGAGCGATCGACGTAcgtgtggtggtggtgggcgaCGGGATCTCTGGCTGATTCTTCCCTCCTGCCTTCTGGGATGCATGATAGATCCTTCGCTGTTCAGTCCTGCCACTGATTAAACAAAGTAACAAACCACTAATATTTGGATAGAATTAGTGCTGCTAGCGCCCCGTACGTACTTCAACTTTAGCCCCAGAGGTGGGATCATGGGATGTCATGACTGATAAGACGAGACATGACGGTACGCTTTGTAAGAGTGGGTTGTTCATGCGACGTCAAATCCCAGGAGGTATTCTCGGGTGGTGACGTGCATGCAGGCTACCCACAttgttttttttgacaaatctaacCCCTAGATGAAGATAATTCTTTGTCAGACTTCAGTGTGTGGAACTATTTCAAAATTTGATTTCTatgtttcggcgccaacgtgaatgGAGCCGACGTTGTACAGGTCGGAGCCAGCAGAAAAGAACACAAAAGCACCATTGGTGGTTCAGGACCATTGCAATTGTCGCCGACCTCACTTCGATGCCATTTGACTTGGCGTCGACTTGCTTCGTCGGCGTCGTTTTTCCATGGCGCCAACCTACACAACTTCAGCTCTATTCTCGATAGCGCCAAAACGCAAGAACAAAATTGAAGATAGTTTCGCCAAGGGGTTAGATAAATAATTAATTTCGTCTAGGAGCCAGATTTGTTAGACAAATAGGCTACACATAGCACGGTGAAACCTTActttctaagagcatgtctaacaggccccgtattttttcgccccttaaaacgcgagtagagggccctgtattcacttttcgccggccgaaaactcggacgagctagcagaccccgtatcccaccccgtaaaacagaatatgctagctcgtccgagttttcaacccctcaaaacagggttttttgacaaattgcatattagaaccaacacaccattcacataaaataaatgttttacatcacacaataatcgtcttaattattacaataatgtttttcggaaatgtcaacaaaggttctaatggaagaattaaacaaataacaaatgtttcacacatacaacaaataggaaatgaatgtttcacacatacaacaatgggaaatgaatgtaataaatcattggccatgcaactgccaatggtgttcaatcaaatcttgggtgagctggtgatgagtctcggcattttcaatgcctcgatgagctgcaagaaaagtTTCAAGccgatcagggttcctctcgggctgcactcgggtgccaacattgtcatagaaacatggcaagtttaaacctctttcatcttcaatgatcatgttgtgaagaatcacacaacatgtcatgacatcaaca from Lolium rigidum isolate FL_2022 chromosome 4, APGP_CSIRO_Lrig_0.1, whole genome shotgun sequence encodes the following:
- the LOC124706471 gene encoding cytochrome P450 71A1-like; its protein translation is MELAALLLLLPFLLAGLFYLGRHRGDDGADERRLPPAPRGLPVIGNLHQVGALPHRALRALAAAHGAPDLLRLRLGRVPALVASSPAAAAELMRAQDHTFATRPYFRTAEILSYGFRDLALAPHGEHWRHVRRLCAAHVLSAARSHRHNAMKELEVAALVKAVAAEASSAAGAGAVDVSGALYRLANDVICRVVSGMVSGDEERRSNLFKELVQENTALLGGFCFGDYFPALVWVDKLLSGGGARAWRNLRRWDELLEKVVQEHESRRSGRGRGGDDDAGGEEGFVDVLLSLQEEGQDGFELSRDILKSLLQDMFAAGIETTYVALEWAMSELIKNPTAMRKLQDEVRKTKPSGGFAKADMLGAMTTPYLKAVVKETLRLHPPAPLLLPRECMQEATVLGYHVAKDTRVFVNAWAIHRDPNSWYTADKFLPERFLESEVDFRGGHFQYIPFGAGRRICPGMQFALSTIELALANLVRTFDWELPDGMAPEELDMSDAPGLVTPRRVGLRLVARPFEWEQ